One Corallococcus exiguus DNA segment encodes these proteins:
- a CDS encoding response regulator yields the protein MPDATTPPLILLIDDEPELEVMARYLEFEGYSVLTATNGEEGLLALASCRKPCIVLLDLMMPVMDGHGFLRRMNDDATLCGLPVFVLTASFQTEHMAGVVGTLQKPLHMELFKEAVAPYWAPTGK from the coding sequence GTGCCCGACGCGACGACCCCGCCCTTGATCCTCCTCATCGACGACGAGCCGGAGCTGGAAGTGATGGCCCGGTACCTCGAATTCGAAGGCTATTCCGTGCTGACGGCGACCAATGGTGAGGAGGGATTACTGGCGCTGGCGTCCTGCCGAAAGCCCTGCATCGTCCTGCTGGATTTGATGATGCCGGTGATGGACGGACACGGCTTCCTCCGCCGGATGAACGACGACGCGACGCTGTGTGGGCTGCCCGTCTTCGTGCTGACCGCCAGCTTCCAGACGGAGCACATGGCCGGCGTCGTCGGGACCTTGCAGAAGCCCCTGCACATGGAGCTGTTCAAGGAGGCGGTGGCGCCCTACTGGGCGCCCACGGGAAAATAG